A genomic segment from Leptolyngbya boryana PCC 6306 encodes:
- a CDS encoding SDR family oxidoreductase produces the protein MAIELNLAGKSAIVTGGSAGIGLAIAKALYHEGVNVAIVARDAQRLESAISEILELPEQGNRVISICADLTQAESIEKVVSQAIAEFGQIDILINNAGSARAGSLLDLEDEAFIDAWNLKLLGYIRLVKAVIPDFISRRDGRIVNIIGGAGRTPRANFLPGGTTNAALLNFTRGIAKELAAYNVRINAISPGFTATERADRLAAQTASDRGITVEEAKAETIKAIPLRRIVQPEEIAALALFLVSDRAASITGSEILVDGGQTPGV, from the coding sequence ATGGCAATTGAATTGAACTTGGCTGGAAAATCTGCGATCGTCACTGGAGGAAGTGCAGGAATTGGGTTGGCGATCGCAAAAGCTCTCTATCATGAAGGCGTGAATGTGGCGATCGTGGCTCGTGATGCTCAGCGGCTCGAAAGCGCTATCTCAGAGATTCTTGAACTCCCAGAGCAAGGCAATCGAGTGATTTCAATTTGCGCAGATTTGACCCAAGCAGAAAGTATTGAGAAAGTTGTTTCTCAAGCGATCGCAGAATTTGGGCAAATTGACATTTTGATCAACAATGCGGGATCAGCACGAGCGGGATCATTGCTCGATCTTGAAGATGAGGCATTTATTGATGCCTGGAACTTAAAATTGCTCGGTTATATTCGCCTAGTCAAAGCAGTCATTCCTGATTTCATTAGTCGTCGTGATGGACGCATCGTGAATATTATTGGTGGTGCTGGCAGAACGCCTCGTGCTAATTTCCTTCCGGGTGGAACGACAAACGCTGCGTTACTCAACTTTACGAGAGGCATTGCGAAAGAACTCGCTGCATATAACGTGAGAATCAATGCAATCTCACCGGGATTTACTGCAACTGAACGAGCCGATCGATTAGCAGCACAAACTGCTAGCGATCGCGGTATCACGGTCGAAGAAGCTAAAGCAGAGACGATTAAAGCGATCCCCCTCAGAAGGATTGTGCAGCCTGAAGAGATTGCTGCATTAGCGCTGTTTCTAGTTTCCGATCGCGCTGCTTCAATTACAGGCAGCGAAATTTTGGTGGATGGCGGTCAAACGCCTGGGGTCTAG
- a CDS encoding O-methyltransferase — MTQTQWTAVDDYITDLLVPPDPALEAVLQSTIDADLPKINVAPNQGKFLHILAQIQGARRILELGTLAGYSTIWLARSLPADGKLITLEANAKHAEVAQENIDRAGLTSVVEIRVGEALKTLPKLATEGQAPFDLVFIDADKANIPQYFQWALKLTQPGSVIIVDNVVRNGAVIDANSTDENIQGVRQFNTLLAAEPRVKATTIQTVGSKGYDGLAIARVISD, encoded by the coding sequence ATGACTCAAACTCAATGGACAGCGGTTGATGACTATATTACGGATCTCCTAGTACCGCCTGATCCGGCACTGGAAGCAGTTCTGCAATCGACGATCGATGCTGATCTCCCCAAAATCAATGTTGCACCTAATCAAGGAAAATTTCTGCACATCCTAGCTCAAATTCAAGGCGCACGCAGAATTCTAGAACTAGGGACATTAGCGGGCTACAGCACGATTTGGCTAGCGCGATCGCTGCCTGCGGATGGCAAACTGATTACCTTAGAAGCCAATGCTAAACATGCTGAAGTGGCTCAGGAAAACATCGATCGGGCTGGACTCACAAGTGTCGTTGAAATTCGGGTTGGAGAAGCTCTCAAAACTTTACCCAAGCTCGCGACTGAAGGGCAAGCTCCCTTTGATCTAGTATTTATCGATGCGGACAAAGCTAATATTCCACAGTATTTCCAGTGGGCGCTGAAACTGACTCAGCCCGGTAGTGTGATCATTGTCGATAATGTTGTCCGCAATGGTGCGGTTATTGATGCCAATAGCACCGACGAGAATATCCAGGGTGTTCGCCAGTTTAATACGCTCTTAGCAGCAGAACCACGAGTCAAGGCAACCACGATTCAGACGGTGGGAAGTAAGGGCTATGACGGACTCGCGATCGCACGCGTGATTTCGGACTAA
- a CDS encoding ABC transporter ATP-binding protein — protein MNRRVAFSRFASRRSFLKHSRSAQPFQRATEAPPLPTTAFRFICYFVNQFRWWYVAMVVLEIIHSTCGIMLPYAIGEIIRSVTRSTGDSRLIFETVRQPLMLFAALSVGEVVFGRSAGLLQTILHPIHRQHIVRSLYAYLQQHSHRYLSSSFSGALAHRISEASLGVTQTMQMAITEFLPVIVGYVVAVVLLYRAYPPLAAFVGVWAVAFIGISFWLATRCRIYARGAAAARSETTGMIVDAVTNLVSTKLFARLGFERRYLNEQLRRELIEVRKSNWYSERIRWFQFISAAILKIGTLYYSLLLWSQGKIAAADFVVATSLSLLIISEARNLSKRFLEFFEHIGNVINGVSTIVQPHEIVDRDTAIAPTIVQGQIEFRQVQFSYSPEKPVFDNLSITIQPGERVGLVGFSGSGKSTFVNLILRLFDPQSGQVLIDGVDIRDMTQDALHAQISLIPQDPSLFHRTLRENIRYGRLDATEAEVIEATRKAHAHDFIVPMPEGYDSLVGERGVKLSGGQRQRIAIARVILKDAPILILDEATSSLDSITEKAIQETLDLAMDNKTVIVVAHRLSTIAHLDRILVFDQGRIIEDGTHDALLNRKGAYYKLWRMQAGGFLPIEATQNGQVRG, from the coding sequence TTGAACCGCCGCGTTGCCTTTTCTCGCTTTGCAAGTCGCCGTTCTTTCCTCAAACATTCTCGTTCTGCTCAACCATTCCAAAGGGCTACGGAAGCGCCCCCTTTACCAACCACCGCGTTTCGATTCATTTGCTATTTTGTGAATCAGTTTCGCTGGTGGTATGTGGCAATGGTGGTTCTGGAGATTATCCATTCCACTTGCGGCATTATGTTGCCCTATGCGATCGGGGAAATTATTCGTAGTGTGACGCGATCGACGGGAGATAGTCGTCTGATCTTTGAGACGGTGAGACAACCGTTGATGCTATTTGCCGCGTTGAGTGTGGGAGAAGTGGTGTTCGGACGGTCTGCCGGATTGTTGCAAACCATTCTCCATCCAATTCATCGTCAACATATTGTTCGATCTCTCTATGCCTATTTGCAACAGCATTCTCATCGGTATCTCAGTAGTAGTTTTTCTGGAGCGTTGGCGCATCGGATTAGTGAAGCTTCCTTAGGCGTAACGCAGACGATGCAAATGGCAATCACAGAATTTTTGCCGGTGATTGTGGGATATGTTGTTGCTGTCGTGTTGCTCTATCGTGCCTATCCGCCTCTCGCGGCATTTGTTGGAGTGTGGGCAGTTGCGTTTATTGGTATTTCCTTCTGGCTTGCGACTCGTTGCCGAATCTATGCTCGTGGTGCTGCTGCGGCTCGAAGTGAAACAACCGGGATGATTGTCGATGCGGTAACAAATCTGGTTAGCACTAAGCTTTTTGCGCGTCTGGGGTTTGAACGCCGTTATTTGAATGAGCAATTACGGCGTGAACTAATCGAAGTCAGAAAGTCTAATTGGTATTCTGAACGAATTCGCTGGTTTCAGTTTATTTCTGCTGCGATTTTGAAAATTGGGACGCTTTACTATTCGCTCTTGCTCTGGAGTCAGGGCAAGATTGCGGCGGCTGATTTTGTGGTGGCAACGAGTTTGTCACTGTTGATTATTAGTGAAGCTCGAAATTTGAGCAAGCGATTTCTGGAATTTTTTGAGCATATTGGCAATGTGATCAATGGTGTTTCCACGATCGTTCAACCGCACGAGATTGTCGATCGAGACACTGCGATCGCGCCCACCATTGTGCAAGGTCAGATTGAGTTTCGGCAGGTGCAGTTTAGCTATTCGCCAGAAAAGCCTGTGTTTGACAATCTCTCGATTACGATTCAACCGGGAGAACGGGTTGGACTGGTGGGCTTTTCTGGGTCTGGAAAATCGACTTTTGTGAATCTGATTTTGCGGTTGTTTGATCCGCAATCGGGACAAGTTTTGATTGATGGTGTGGATATTCGGGATATGACTCAGGATGCTCTGCACGCGCAGATTAGCCTGATTCCTCAAGATCCTTCGTTGTTTCACCGCACGTTGCGGGAGAACATTCGCTATGGGCGTTTGGATGCAACGGAAGCAGAGGTGATCGAGGCAACGCGGAAAGCTCATGCCCATGATTTTATTGTGCCGATGCCAGAGGGATATGATTCTTTGGTGGGAGAACGGGGCGTTAAGTTATCGGGGGGACAGCGGCAGCGAATTGCTATAGCCCGAGTGATTCTTAAAGATGCACCAATCCTGATTTTGGATGAGGCGACTTCGAGTTTGGATTCGATTACTGAGAAAGCAATCCAGGAGACGCTGGATTTAGCAATGGATAATAAAACGGTGATTGTGGTGGCGCA
- a CDS encoding aryl-sulfate sulfotransferase translates to MQLSSTEPGPWSSIFNNKTIGELDWEGNIVWQWGEQAPGGAARQHHDWTRLPNGNTLILSSVEQPISGISTEPITDQAIFEITPAGEIVWKWTLGEHLHELGIAPEGFAYLQKFVVQNKARTGGFATFNNMDVLGNNHWFAAGDDRFHPDNIIVDAREGNFIAIIEKATGKIVWQLGPNFPDRYDVPHGRIQNPTIPRPVDQISGQHDAHLIPEGLPGAGNLLVFDNQGSAGFPPAALGMFSGSRVLEINPITKEIMWQYTGENSGRPVWSFHSSFISSARRLPNGNTLIDEGMYGRIFQVTPDGEIVWEYVSPHFGQLVLPTGKILSSNWVYRAQSVPYDWVPGGDCSIAAPDRSCRSNYISDSRCFSRQLTFL, encoded by the coding sequence GTGCAACTCTCTAGCACCGAACCAGGACCCTGGAGCAGTATTTTTAATAACAAAACCATTGGTGAACTCGACTGGGAAGGCAACATCGTCTGGCAATGGGGAGAACAAGCACCTGGTGGCGCAGCTCGACAGCATCACGACTGGACACGACTTCCCAACGGGAATACTCTGATTTTGAGTTCCGTAGAGCAGCCGATTTCAGGAATCAGTACGGAACCCATTACCGATCAGGCAATTTTTGAGATTACGCCTGCTGGAGAGATCGTCTGGAAATGGACATTGGGCGAACATCTTCACGAGTTGGGGATCGCACCAGAAGGGTTTGCCTATCTGCAAAAGTTTGTTGTGCAGAACAAAGCCCGTACTGGCGGATTTGCGACGTTCAATAACATGGATGTACTCGGAAACAATCACTGGTTTGCAGCGGGAGACGATCGCTTCCATCCAGACAACATCATTGTGGATGCGCGTGAAGGGAATTTCATTGCGATTATCGAAAAAGCAACGGGCAAGATTGTTTGGCAATTGGGACCCAATTTCCCCGATCGCTACGATGTCCCCCACGGACGCATTCAAAATCCCACGATTCCTCGTCCAGTGGATCAAATTAGTGGACAACACGATGCTCACCTGATTCCAGAAGGGCTGCCGGGTGCAGGAAACTTACTTGTGTTTGATAATCAGGGGAGTGCTGGATTTCCACCTGCCGCGCTTGGGATGTTTTCTGGGTCGCGAGTGCTAGAGATTAATCCCATTACCAAAGAAATTATGTGGCAATACACCGGGGAAAATTCTGGTCGCCCCGTTTGGTCGTTCCATAGTTCTTTTATTAGCAGTGCGAGAAGATTGCCTAATGGCAACACGCTGATTGATGAAGGAATGTATGGACGCATCTTTCAAGTGACACCGGATGGAGAGATTGTTTGGGAGTATGTGAGTCCGCATTTTGGGCAACTTGTCCTGCCGACTGGTAAAATCCTCTCATCCAACTGGGTCTATCGGGCACAATCTGTTCCCTACGATTGGGTTCCGGGGGGGGACTGCTCGATCGCAGCACCCGATCGCAGCTGTCGATCTAACTACATTTCGGATTCCCGTTGCTTCTCAAGGCAGTTGACCTTCTTATGA
- a CDS encoding thioredoxin family protein: MVLTPSIMLTLGALAADFQLPDVVTGQTITLADFADQKALLVLFISRHCPYVQHIKYELAQLGQDTRDRDLGIVAISSNDAMTHPDDAPDSLKEVAEELNLSFPLLFDESQQTAKDYFAACTPDIFLFDQGRRLVYRGQLDDSRPRNDIPVTGKDLRAAIAAVLSDRPVAYDQKPSIGCNIKWKPGNEPVYFKVAVSTPVS, from the coding sequence ATGGTGCTTACTCCTTCAATAATGCTGACTTTAGGAGCATTGGCAGCCGATTTTCAACTTCCCGATGTTGTGACGGGTCAGACGATTACTCTTGCTGATTTTGCTGACCAGAAAGCTTTGCTTGTTTTATTTATTAGTCGTCACTGCCCGTATGTACAACATATTAAATACGAGCTTGCCCAATTGGGACAAGACACGCGCGATCGAGATCTTGGAATTGTCGCGATTAGTTCCAATGATGCGATGACTCATCCTGACGATGCACCCGATTCCTTGAAGGAGGTTGCTGAGGAACTCAACTTATCTTTTCCGCTTTTGTTCGATGAAAGTCAGCAGACAGCGAAAGACTATTTTGCAGCTTGCACTCCCGACATTTTTCTATTTGATCAAGGTCGTCGCTTAGTTTACCGTGGGCAATTAGATGATAGTCGTCCGAGAAATGATATTCCGGTAACGGGCAAAGATTTAAGAGCCGCGATCGCAGCAGTGCTCTCTGACCGGCCTGTTGCTTATGACCAGAAGCCGAGCATCGGATGCAACATCAAATGGAAGCCAGGAAATGAGCCAGTTTATTTCAAAGTGGCGGTCAGCACTCCTGTTTCTTAG
- a CDS encoding amidohydrolase family protein, with amino-acid sequence MVEHSRLNNSRSAKIRAQLNYPVIDTDVHTNDFTPAFEDYIANYGGSHLVDELRKAENSRLNSRIEGKDWYQQTPEERQYYRTLRAPWWARVTRNTLDLATYTLPELLHERQAEQGSDYSVLFPNNALAAGGAKPEHRQALQKAINHYHADIYRKYSDRLTPVAGITMTTPEEAIADLEFAVNTLGLKVINIPGGVRRPIKAIADKYPPDQFPEIAKYASYTDFFGLDSEYDYDPFWAKVVELGVPVTTHYGSQGWTGRSSISNYMNNHIGHFADGSQAFAKALFFGGVTRRFPKLRVAMLEGGADWGAHVYIHLVDRYSKRNIKALQNYNPALTNSNELYQLFERFGGEITKGYNLSPEELTHTVLGASFNRYSRDPVGSELEDFAAAGIESIEDIRDLWVNPFFFGSESDDRTIAAAFNDKANPLGVKINAIYSSDVGHWDVPDITLPLAESWELVEEGVISEADFRAYVFENPYRLYTEANPDFFKGTAIESKLSNIEAKSNTENFVTA; translated from the coding sequence ATGGTTGAGCATAGCCGTCTGAATAATTCTCGTTCTGCTAAGATTCGCGCCCAACTCAATTATCCGGTGATTGACACCGATGTTCATACCAATGACTTTACGCCTGCATTTGAGGATTATATTGCGAACTATGGAGGTTCGCATTTAGTAGACGAGTTACGCAAGGCAGAGAATTCACGGTTGAATTCTAGAATTGAAGGAAAAGATTGGTATCAGCAAACGCCAGAAGAGCGGCAATACTATCGCACTTTGAGAGCGCCCTGGTGGGCAAGAGTCACGCGCAACACGCTGGATCTCGCAACCTACACGCTACCAGAGTTGCTTCATGAACGTCAGGCGGAGCAAGGCTCAGACTATTCTGTGCTGTTTCCAAACAATGCGCTAGCAGCAGGAGGAGCAAAACCTGAGCATCGTCAGGCGCTGCAAAAAGCGATCAATCACTATCATGCAGATATCTATCGCAAGTACAGCGATCGCTTAACACCTGTGGCTGGAATCACGATGACCACACCTGAAGAAGCGATCGCGGATCTCGAATTTGCGGTGAACACTTTGGGCTTGAAAGTGATCAATATTCCGGGTGGTGTAAGACGACCAATTAAAGCGATCGCAGATAAATATCCGCCGGATCAGTTTCCGGAAATTGCGAAGTACGCTTCGTACACTGACTTTTTTGGCTTGGATAGCGAGTACGACTACGATCCATTCTGGGCAAAGGTTGTGGAATTGGGTGTTCCGGTGACCACGCACTATGGAAGCCAAGGTTGGACAGGGCGTTCTTCCATTAGTAACTACATGAACAATCACATTGGCCACTTTGCAGACGGATCGCAGGCGTTTGCAAAAGCATTGTTCTTTGGTGGAGTAACGCGACGTTTTCCGAAATTGCGCGTTGCGATGCTAGAAGGCGGAGCCGATTGGGGCGCTCATGTTTACATTCATCTCGTCGATCGCTACTCCAAGCGCAATATCAAAGCGCTCCAGAACTACAATCCGGCGCTGACCAACTCGAATGAACTGTACCAGTTGTTTGAGCGCTTTGGTGGTGAAATCACGAAAGGCTACAATCTCAGCCCAGAGGAACTGACTCACACCGTACTCGGAGCATCCTTCAATCGTTATAGTCGCGATCCAGTGGGTAGCGAGTTAGAAGATTTTGCTGCGGCTGGCATTGAAAGCATCGAAGACATCCGCGATCTCTGGGTGAATCCGTTCTTCTTTGGGTCTGAATCTGACGATCGTACGATCGCAGCAGCCTTCAACGATAAAGCGAATCCGTTGGGTGTGAAGATCAATGCGATCTACTCTTCGGATGTGGGTCACTGGGATGTACCCGATATCACGCTGCCGTTGGCAGAAAGTTGGGAACTCGTGGAAGAAGGCGTGATTTCTGAAGCAGACTTCAGAGCTTACGTGTTTGAGAATCCTTACAGACTCTACACGGAAGCGAATCCTGATTTCTTTAAGGGAACCGCGATCGAATCTAAGTTGAGCAATATTGAAGCTAAGTCGAACACAGAGAATTTTGTTACGGCATAG
- a CDS encoding alpha-ketoglutarate-dependent dioxygenase AlkB family protein, translated as MQLLLLDQSDVPFDYDPSFLSVEEADWLYDQSLHLDWQQHQIRIFGKTLPVPRLETIYGESGCDYLYSGSVLLQPLPWTDCLRWLNHKIETKTHYRFHIAVGNRYRSGSDSISWHSDDEASMGKDPAISSVSLGATRKFSLKRKQDGSIQYFDLQHGSLLLMRPGCQSTHLHQVPKGK; from the coding sequence ATGCAACTTCTACTCCTCGATCAATCAGATGTCCCATTCGATTATGACCCCAGTTTTCTTTCGGTTGAAGAAGCCGATTGGTTGTATGACCAAAGCTTGCATCTTGATTGGCAACAACATCAGATTAGAATCTTCGGTAAAACGCTGCCTGTGCCTCGATTAGAAACAATCTACGGGGAGTCAGGGTGTGACTATCTGTACAGTGGCTCAGTTCTACTCCAACCCTTGCCCTGGACTGATTGTTTGCGTTGGCTCAATCATAAAATCGAAACTAAAACTCACTATCGTTTCCACATTGCGGTCGGCAATCGCTATCGCTCTGGATCTGACTCAATTAGTTGGCACTCTGATGATGAAGCCAGCATGGGAAAAGATCCTGCGATCTCCTCAGTCAGCCTCGGTGCGACCCGCAAATTTAGCCTCAAACGCAAGCAGGACGGCTCGATTCAGTATTTTGATTTGCAGCATGGGTCGCTGCTCTTGATGCGCCCCGGCTGCCAATCGACTCACTTGCATCAAGTGCCAAAAGGGAAATAG
- a CDS encoding HAD family hydrolase produces the protein MVKSILFDLDDTLLDRNASVQQFIAAQYDRLSRSFNHVSKADYVSRFIELDCHGRVWKDQVYQALVVEFGIETIRWQALLEDYETQFQWHCIPFPFLTETLYQLKLQGYLLGIVTNGLGHVQNRSIDGLEIRDYFDTILISEVEQVRKPEPEIFSRALARLGATAQNSVFVGDHPKADIEGAKGVGMKTIWKQDFYWLEKPIADATIDNLNEIPAILQQFDNN, from the coding sequence ATGGTGAAATCAATTCTGTTTGATTTGGATGATACTTTGCTCGATCGCAATGCATCGGTTCAGCAGTTCATTGCAGCCCAGTACGATCGACTCTCTCGCTCTTTCAATCACGTCTCTAAAGCGGATTATGTCAGTCGATTTATTGAGCTAGACTGTCATGGTCGAGTTTGGAAAGATCAGGTTTATCAAGCCCTGGTTGTAGAATTTGGCATTGAGACGATTCGTTGGCAAGCTTTGCTTGAGGATTACGAAACTCAGTTTCAGTGGCATTGTATTCCGTTTCCTTTTCTCACCGAAACGTTGTACCAGTTGAAACTACAAGGGTACTTGTTAGGGATTGTGACCAATGGGTTAGGGCATGTTCAGAATCGTTCGATCGATGGATTGGAAATTCGAGATTACTTTGATACCATCCTCATCTCAGAAGTTGAACAAGTCAGAAAACCGGAGCCTGAGATTTTTTCGCGAGCTTTAGCTCGATTAGGAGCCACTGCCCAAAACAGTGTTTTTGTTGGGGATCATCCAAAAGCAGATATTGAGGGGGCAAAAGGGGTTGGGATGAAAACGATTTGGAAACAAGATTTCTATTGGTTAGAAAAGCCAATCGCCGATGCCACCATTGACAATCTGAATGAGATTCCTGCCATTCTGCAACAGTTTGACAACAACTAG
- a CDS encoding SH3 domain-containing protein yields the protein MFRRRAGLLIFGIAVPFSLGTGLYAASRFENVARDESPPSFSSPTPAQRGSTYPQRPFNFVDDAESYHDFYQFRQQLRQAIRLRDANFIRSISAQDIKLTLGPPQTWNDLNIDDPKAPIWQEMDKTFALGCRSKNKGESWVCPNIFVDWNRELDSFNYLVVVQDKVPVHAQANTNELVIGFLSKEIVKLDREVQKGAPFNSGWIRIIHPNGQLGYIEKKFTYSPIGYRAAFERVPSGWKLVLFLGGD from the coding sequence ATGTTCAGAAGAAGAGCAGGTTTACTAATTTTTGGAATTGCTGTTCCCTTTAGCTTAGGGACAGGACTATACGCCGCATCACGGTTTGAGAACGTAGCCAGAGACGAATCACCTCCATCTTTTTCATCGCCCACTCCAGCGCAACGAGGATCTACTTATCCTCAGCGTCCATTTAACTTTGTTGATGATGCAGAATCCTACCATGACTTTTATCAGTTCCGTCAACAACTGCGACAAGCAATTAGGCTACGAGATGCTAATTTCATTCGCTCAATTTCTGCACAAGACATCAAGCTCACGCTTGGACCCCCACAGACATGGAATGATTTAAATATAGATGACCCAAAAGCTCCGATCTGGCAAGAGATGGACAAAACTTTTGCTCTAGGTTGTCGTAGCAAAAATAAAGGTGAATCTTGGGTTTGTCCTAATATTTTTGTTGATTGGAATAGAGAATTAGATTCTTTTAATTATTTAGTTGTGGTGCAGGATAAAGTACCAGTTCACGCTCAAGCAAATACAAATGAGTTAGTCATTGGATTTCTGTCAAAAGAAATTGTGAAACTTGATCGTGAGGTACAAAAAGGAGCGCCATTTAATTCTGGATGGATACGCATTATTCATCCTAATGGGCAGCTAGGCTATATTGAGAAGAAATTTACTTATTCACCAATTGGCTACCGCGCTGCCTTTGAAAGGGTGCCTAGCGGTTGGAAACTAGTTTTGTTTTTGGGGGGTGACTAA